The sequence GTGAATAGTGCcccgctcgatcgcacgaactcgtgcgatcgagcgcacccaaaAACGCAAGGTTTCTGCCCAGAAAACAACAGAACATAAATTAAGGCTAACCAACTTCATTCAATCCcttcaatacttcaaaatataaatatgcACTACAACTCCACATGCATatacaatacaatacaagtcgaatacaatctaagttcgttGATAGGGTCATTCGACAAGTCAAATAAATTCGAGTTTCCTAAACATGATTCAAGACATGAAATTTCATCAACCCTATAAAGCAAAATTGCTAAAAGAACAAACTTCTAGACGGTGTCTCActctatcacttccaactcgatctagtcatgcagcttcTGACTCGATTCCTaccccacctgccgtcaagtacacatacaaacaaaacgacagccggataatccggtgagaatataattcccagtaaaagagacaattcaagcaattccaaataataaatcaattccTGTTATTTAAAACAATAAGTCAATCAATTCATAAGTCATATCAGCACTCAACTCGAAATgtattaaaatgcaatgcatgtctttaaaaccaggattatcaagtctggataatcacaaaGTAAAGATTCTCTTCTTtcatttgggatcccgaggataaaatatcaccaactcaccgactctcccgatcgaggtggatggtgcatattttactcctctagactctaggcACCTATAGAGAGTATTTCTTGACAATTGataaaaatctgctaaccaatgtcactcaactatggTCCACAAAACATCTAACTCTTTTGGTCCTCTCTTGCCCGCAAAACAAAgataattggctcaatatgaatgcgatgcaaatcaaaataaatcaatcaagttcacaccaataaataaacatgcagtatgtgatttttgggactcgagaataagtcgaactcgagtattcaaccccattcaattcaatgtcgtcttttacctttcaagttcgtcgaggattccaatctgaaaataataacgaactcaaataaataatcaatcgaatcacaacaaatcaaaacaaagaaaatcaatcaatatatcatcttcaactctcgaatcgATTCAACTTCAAAGTTTATTCCAAACCCGAATCGTCAAACCAagtctgaaaatgaagaatatacggattcgatatcaatctaccaaatcaatcaaactcggaaatcaaaccgaaacaaaacaaccgataatccaaactcgatttcgccggcataacggctataaacggtcaaaccaaaaatcatcaacatcatcaaaccattccaaacaactcatatcatcttccaaaccatcaaaacacaataaatccaaccaaaatcataagacccattttcgaaattaacctccaaaaataatataaaatccaaacttcgctctttttccgaaccgacttcgaatagacgatctatgctagctcaagaacaacatactccaagattatcaaattctgacaacccaacaaaaatcaaagttcgtggatcgtagcaaaacttacgttaAAACGAttccctcgttgcggtgatcgtgaatctcaactcgaatctgaaatctgacggtcggatcgagcgaatcgaacgaagcaaaagcttgagaaaTCGTCCATGGCTTTCTCTCGGTTTGTGCATGGGGGAGAGGGGAGGAAGAAGTGATGGGTGATGGAGGGAGGTAGGGTAGAATAAAAGAGATAAGTCAAGGCTTTGACTTGGTCCAAACCCATCAATTGCAactcggtccctgaaactccaaattaaatcgattcaatcccggctcaaatAATTCCTTTCAATTCAATTCTAGTAATCTAATAAAttccactaatcccaaaataattaatttcagggccttacacatCGTGTCCATCTATGACAAACCATCTATGGAGTTTGAATCCAGAAGACAGGTAGAGGAAGAAATCATGAAGTATTTGAATGATGACCATGTTTATGTGATAGCCATTTGCGGTGTAGGAGGAGCCAAAAGACAATCATGACACGGAAAATTGTGAACAGAGTGAGAAACAAAACTATGGAATAAATGAAACGAAAGTCAgggattttgagtttttacaaTGTGTGAATGACAAGTGATGTATTCTGTTAGTTTTAACTCATGATTAGACGGATGACCAAACCGAGAACTTTTATGAAACATTTGGGACGAAACCTAGAacgtaaaaatatttagtactgaACCGGGAATTTTTGGGAAACATTTGGGACGAAATCGGGAACGTAAAAACATATAGGACTGAACCGAGAACGTGTCCTAACATTTAGAACTAAACCAAAAATATGTctaaacatttaggactgaaccgggatttTTCCAGACATGTTATATCGATACACAAatctatatctatctatatataaaaGCAAACAAGTTTTCCAAAAAAGAATCTTCAATTTTCTCgctcaaaataatttaatttaaataatattatcaataaagaaaagatatatatatatatatatatatatacatcattattttttttctataaCATTCTTtggataatttaaaaatatctcATGATTGTCTCTTCGATTTTTGTGCAACTACCCTAATAAAATCTTATAAATTATGAGATGTCTATTGgaaaaaattatcaataaacattaaaaataactcaataataaataacttaatcatttttattatatatattaaatattattaataacaaAACTTTATAATATCAATGGTTAATTGGAAATAATTTATCAAATGCTTGCGTCTTCGATTTTTGTGGAGTCTACTAAAAAACGTAAtttcaatataatatttattagtgcacatttaaaaaaacttcaaaacataactctatttttttttacattatttatttatatatatatacatatgcaGAAAGTTAAAAAAGAAAGCTGGATTTTTTTCCGCCTAAAACTCATTACTAAAAGTGAAAAACCGTAATTATATAAAAAACGAATAATCTATGTgtgaaaaatatatttagtcattaataaaaaaaatattatgagataacaataaattcaaatGTTGGCTTTTAAAAAGATGAAAAGCAATTCCGAGataacaataaattcaaattttggctttaaaaatatgaaaataataaattcatttattaaattttaatttgtacGATGATACACAATGGCACAAAAAATATTCAATAACAGATTTAAAAAATTGTTACACAAAAAAAagccaaaaatatataaaatcgtATTTTAAAAACACAGAATCCCTTTTACgagataataataaatttaaattttatactcATTTTTTAGATTATATATTCAACgacatatttaataatattacgtAAAGATAatgttaaatttaaattttataaacgATATAATTTCTTTTGGGATGATATATCTaacaatatattttaaaaaaatttatacaaaTAAGACCGAAAAATATttatcataattaaaaaaacagcAGAATTCAATCTCTTTTTAGAtgtacatataatttttttttacgtaATACGACccaaaaaatataacaaaatacttaaaaagCAGCAAAATCCTTTTACGAAATaatgttgaattaattttttttttaacaatataAGTCATTTTTAGATTATATATTCAACATCAGATTTAAAACAATGTCACGCAAtaagacaaaaaaatattagcATATTTAAAAAATAGCATAATTCTTTTACGAGATAGTATTAAGTTCACATTTTTCAAAcatcataatttatttttagataatattatgagatttttttattgtaaaaattaccaaaaaatatataatactaTTAAGTTAATATATGTAATTGTATATATCTTTGGTTTTGCCCTCCTCTCTTGTACTTTCTTTTTATTCTAATAAACAGGTAGGGGTCTGCCAAACCCCCCGTCATAACAGAcggttttttggaaaaaaaaaacaaataaaaatatgtaattgtatatatacaaaatagttttaaaaatttataataaatttttatataaaaaataattttttttgtaatctTAGGTTAATGAAAAAAACAAATGGCtattaattttttagtttaatgTGAAAATTGGGCGAAAGGCATAATAAAATATACAAATATaacattagaaaataaaatattaaaataagacaaATCTAAAATAAATTGGTGTGTAAcggcttttttaaaaaaaatattataaaatgtcAAATAACTTATTTCGACATCCTAAaactgttttaaaaaaaatttgtcaaaaaaatttaaagagcATATAATTTCCGCCAAACACTCTTTAGTCCCAATGAATTTCAATTGAttccaatattttaaaattttgaaatctaTTGTGATTAGTTTAATTGTAGTgtatgaatttgatttttaaaaaaaatttatgtacaaTGAAGATACATTTAAATTCATAGATTTCAAGTCATTTAATCAAAACTCaaccttaatttatttgtattttaattatttattcaagcattcatatttactaatttttatcaatttatttgtattttaattatttattcaaacattcatatttactattttttatCAATAATTACGTAAAAATAACAATCTATGTATCGCATATTTGAAATACTAGTATTATactattatatcataatatatattgGCTTGTGGAAGAAAATTATAATACTAGCCTAACTTTATTTAGCATAGTTGAGATATTTATGCATCCCGGGAGACTTGAAGTTGCACAAGTTCGGCCAAGATCTTGTTACAAATGCAAGCAGGaaacattaattaatttcaaaaacaTCAAATCCCACAAATCTCCACTGGAATGAACATCTGTGCTCTTGGATCATTCATCATTGTTCCATCAAACTTTCAACCGAAACGTAGGAACCGCCATCAAGTGCTCGGCTCTAGCCACGACAAGTCCGAATTCCTCGGTCATGTCTAGTTCTTCGGGCAGCATACCATTAGGCAGCTTCAGATCAAAGCAGTGAACTAGTTGTGCAACGATTAGTCGAACTTGGATGAGTCCGAGTTGCAATCCAGGGCATCCCCTCCTGCCTGCCCCGAAGGGAATAAGCTCAAAATGTTGCCCCCTAACATCTACATCCTTCCCCACAAATCTCTCCGGAATGAACTTCTCTGGATCACTCCAGGAACTCGGATCACGTCCGATTGCACGTACGTTGATGATTATCCGCGAGTCTTTCGGTATATGGTACCCGCCAACCTCACAATCTTCCATAGAGTAGTGAGGTAACAACAAAGGCGCGACCGGGTGTAGGCGAAAGGTTTCTTTTACAACCATATCTAGGTACTTCAGTTTCTCCAAGTCCGATTCCTCTACCATCCTTTCCAATCCCACCACTTCTTCCAACTCTTGCTGAACTTTTTTCATTGCTTGGGGATTTTGTAGGAGCCTCGAAAGTAGCCACTCGATTGTTGAGGCCGCGGTGTCCATTGAAGCTGCAAGCATGTCCTGCATAGGAAATTTAGTACTGACAATGATTATTTCCCTCAATATGCATGGAACACCACTTGTGCCAAAAGTTCGAGCTGCCTTTTAAGGCCATCTcacattagttttttttttctagaaattttaattctaaacCAGAGGAAATGGGGTAATAAAGTATAGTACCAGCATCATGGCCTTAACATGGCCGCGATCGAACTGAAACTCTGTGTCTCCAGATTCCATAATGGACATCATGGTATCAACAATGTCTTTAACCTGCCCGCGATCGCCGGCCTTCACATGATCATCGATTACCCTCTCGAAAAAATCGTCGAACACTTTCGCCACCGCCCTCATTCTTTTCGTCAATCCTTGAAGATCAAGAATCCCAAGCAGAGGGAAGTAATCCCCAAGATTTGGAAGTGCTGCCAATTTCATCCCTTCTTGTATCACAACTTTGAACCCTCTCTCGTCGATGTCTTTATCCTCGTACTTCTTGCCGAACACCATCCGACAACTCATCTCCGCGGTGAGGGACGAAACCATAGCACTGAGATCAACAGCAACAGCTCCTGATCTCCGAGATTCTTCTTTCACTGCCTCGATAAAAAGGCCAAGCTCTTCCCTCCTCATGGGTTGGAATGAGTTGATTTTAAGATTACTGAGGAGCTCTAGAGTGCAGAGCTTACGCATGTTTCGCCAGTATGCGCCGTATTTCCCGAAAGACAAGTTCTTTTGATCCCAAGACATGTATTTAGCAGCCTCGTGTGGAGGTCTGCTGGCGAACACGAGATCATATGTCTTGAGGAAAAGCTCGGCGGCTTTCGCGGACGAAACCACGATGTTCGACACGAATCCGAACTGCAAGTACATGATCGGACCATGTTGTTTGGCTATTGTTTCCAAATCTTGATGCGGGTTCTTGCCTATCATATGAAGATGTCCCAAGATAGGAAGTCCTTTGGGACCCGGAGGCagcttcttctttttctttgtgtACATATGAAGCAAAGGTGCAGATATGCATGCTACAATTGTCATGATCCATATCCAAGAAACACCCATTGCAAAGTTTAGCAAACAAATTAAGAGTACTTTGGAAAATATTGTAGCAATCTTTTGAGTGTGTTTCTGTATATTTAAAGCCATAATTTGATCACCAAGATACTCGGTGTCGCTTTCGAGTTGCGAATGGAATATCTATTATAAAATTTGGGAGATAAAATCAATATCTCTCTTAGTTTCTTGTTTCGGCGATAACTTATTTTTAGATATTACGATTTCGTTTAAATATGTactttaaaaacgtttttagtgttttataaataaaaaaacttaaagtatGTGTTTGAATATAAaagttttgtaaaatatttttgaaaactattttttaaaaagtgttttccaatttaaagaacacttgaagatgtTTTTAGATGTCAAAAATGAACAACATGACTTATGAAGtgttaaaatgtttttatagaatagttgtccaaacacatatttattctttaaataaatttaaatttgttttataaaaaaatttaaaattttttttttataaaaacgttttaTGAAGCCAACATTGTTACTGATTTAATGGAACAAATATAGGAGGCAGATTTTTTTTGTGGCTTGGAGTTATCAATCTAAAGTAAACAATTGGACCAATGTAAAGTTAAATGCTTTTATAATCAACAGAGATTGATTGAGACGTGAATGATAGGGAAATATTCTAGAGAGGACAAATATGTCAACCGAACACATAAAACAGTGATgagtgatatatatatttttttccagTTTCTTTTGAAGTTAAAATCAACTCTATCCCGGTCTGATAAATTAATATCGTAAAGTAGCTAAGAAACCAAACTATATTGACAAATAAACATTAAAATCCAGTTGATTTTTAGGTGTTCGAACAATGATCTAACAAATCAAAAACCTGGAAAACAAGATGAAAAACCAGCCCAACGATAGCATAATCCACCTCTAAAATCCAGGATCTTTGGTCACTATGTATGAACGAGTGAAAAGGTTCATATTTTGTACAAATATATTTAGTTTGTTACCTATTTAAAAAATGGTGTCCCTCTATACGCAAATTTAAATATTTCcgatttttaaaagtttttttttttcaaaaaaacattttttccgAAAGATAAATATGATGATTCAACAATGATAATGTGATTGAGGTGATCTATTGAACAAAGAAATGAGTGTTGGGGTATATTAAAAACGCATAAGAATAAGGGTATATTAgggattttaaaaaacaaacaatGACACTATTATATGATCTCTATTATGATTTATGACCAACTTTAATATAAAGTAGTACGTATAAGTATAAGATAAGAAAGTCGAAATTTGAATCCTAACTTTCAGTGCATGTATCCTctcattttctttttattttttttattttttaaatcatatCCTCTCATTTTATTGTAATTTTATgtaggaaaaataagttttttggtccattaactttttcatgttttgattttgatccattaactttttcgatgtgggttttggtacactaactttgcattttcagtgttttttggtccaactgcatgcgtgtcaacttttgattggtccaaaatgatgacgcGGACCAATGAGaagctgacacgtatgcagttggaccaaaaaacaataaaaatgcaaagttaatgtaccaaaacccacatcggaaaagttaatggaccaaaatccaaagaGTGTAAAGTTAATGgactaaaaaacttattttctctTTTATGTATTGCAAATTTCAACCATGTGAGCTGATTCCGTGTCAACCATGCCAAATCAAAATTTCTCACTTGAACAAGTTTTCCGCGTCATAAATGGCTAAGAACAAATCTATTGGATTAAATTATTGAGTGTGATCGGTTAGAATcccaattttattaaatattaactTGAGCCCAAGATACAAGGGCCCAAGCCCATTAAGCACTTCTAAACTCTATAAATAGATGAGCGTCTCCATATTCAAGGTACATTCTCATTATTCTCTCCAACTTGAGTTTTCTTATTTTGAGAGGTTATCTTTGTGCTCTtggctgacttgagcgtcggagtgcctaCGCTGGGGAACCGCCCGGCGCCTCTGACATTTGTTTGTGACGCAGATGACGATCCACGAAGTTTCAGTTTACTCTACAGAGTTCACTTTACGCTATGTGTTTACCTTACGTTGCAAGGTTCACCTTACGCTACATGTTTACCTGACGCTGCAAGGTTCACCTTACGCTACGTAACTGCTCTACGTTGCAAGGTTTAGCCTAAAGACCTTACGTACCAGTATTTGtaatttttggctacatcaaagTGCAActccaacaaaaacaaaaaaaaaaaaacaacaacaacaacaaccacCACCACCATTGAGGAGTGAATGAAGAGAGAGACTGAATTCGAAAACAATAAACAGTTAAAGCAGGGATGATTTAAAGAGTGTTTACAAAAGATTATAATTTGTATAAACatcaaatttataaattataaaaaagttaagaaaaattaaaagttggtagtgtttggaaacaaatatgaaaatctaaaaatcaaagttgggtagtgtttgataaataagtggttagagtgattttaacattgacttttttattagaatcacttttggaaaATCATAACCACTATATGACTAGTTTTTagatttcaattaaattaagcATAAGTAACACATAATTtgggtttaagaaacacacaaaagtgattttttaaagtcaaaatgaCAAAATctaacaattatttttttttaatgattgcaAAACTCCATAtagaaaatagttttttttttccactaaTTTAttcgatttttaattttaattgtctaagttttcaaattttgattttgatatattgaattttaatttggcGTTATTTTGATACTCATATTTTGTGAAAGTTTTATTTTTGTCAAAGTTCTCATGCATGTTTTGTCAAAATATTGACCTATATAATATGTTTTGCCCTCAAATTCAACAAGAAACGTATTTAGA comes from Henckelia pumila isolate YLH828 chromosome 4, ASM3356847v2, whole genome shotgun sequence and encodes:
- the LOC140865338 gene encoding cytochrome P450 71AU50-like — its product is MGVSWIWIMTIVACISAPLLHMYTKKKKKLPPGPKGLPILGHLHMIGKNPHQDLETIAKQHGPIMYLQFGFVSNIVVSSAKAAELFLKTYDLVFASRPPHEAAKYMSWDQKNLSFGKYGAYWRNMRKLCTLELLSNLKINSFQPMRREELGLFIEAVKEESRRSGAVAVDLSAMVSSLTAEMSCRMVFGKKYEDKDIDERGFKVVIQEGMKLAALPNLGDYFPLLGILDLQGLTKRMRAVAKVFDDFFERVIDDHVKAGDRGQVKDIVDTMMSIMESGDTEFQFDRGHVKAMMLDMLAASMDTAASTIEWLLSRLLQNPQAMKKVQQELEEVVGLERMVEESDLEKLKYLDMVVKETFRLHPVAPLLLPHYSMEDCEVGGYHIPKDSRIIINVRAIGRDPSSWSDPEKFIPERFVGKDVDVRGQHFELIPFGAGRRGCPGLQLGLIQVRLIVAQLVHCFDLKLPNGMLPEELDMTEEFGLVVARAEHLMAVPTFRLKV